ATGGCAATAAGGATTATTTTACAGAAGACTTCTCAGCTGAATATAATCTTGAAAATGCTTTTTCGAAATTTAGTAATCTATTTAATAATCCGAATACAAAATCCTATTACAACAAAATGACTTATTTCGACCTGTTTGGTAGCTTACCAGCTCTTTTGCAAGTCGAGGACAGAGTTAGCATGGCTGCTTCGATTGAATCACGAGTTCCATTATTGGATAAACGTATAGTTGAGTTAGTTGCCAGTATGCCTCCTGCCATGAAGTTTAAAGGAGGAGAGCTGAAATACTTCCTTAAAAAGTCAGTAGGACATATTTTGCCTCCTAAAATAACCAATAGAAAGGATAAAATGGGTTTTCCTGTTCCCTTGCATTTGTGGGCAAAAAAAGAAGCAAAAGATTTTATCTCAGACATCTTATTATCTGAAAAATGCAAGAAAAGAGGGATATTGAATTGCAAGAAAATAGAGCAGATTATCATGTCTGAAAAACCATTTGGTAGACAGCTTTGGGGAATGCTTTGTTTGGAATTATGGTTTAATACATTTATTGATAAGAATTAAAGGATCAATACTAGAAAAATTCAAAGTCAAGAGGACGTCAAGAAATAAGTGAATAATATTGCATAGATATTTTGAATCTTTTAGCAGAAAAAATGAAATATGAAACGAGCATGAGAATAAGTTTACACAAACAAGGGAATGACTATATGCGAGTTCCATATGACCTTTTAAAACAATTATAAACAGATGAAAATACAGTTAACTGAAAATTATTCTTTCGATTGGAAGGTAGAAAAAATTGGCGTTATTGGCCCTGGCATAGTAGGAATGCCTATGGCAACTCTTTTGGCAAATTCAAGAATTAAAGTTGGAACTGATAAGCCTGCAAAAGTTTGTGTTGTTCAACGAAATTCAAAAAATTCTGGTTGGAAAGTCGATGCAATAAATAGTGGAAAATCAGTAATTGGCGGTATAGAGCCAGGTCTGGATAAAATTACAGCAGAAGTAGTGAAAGAGGGTTTGCTTAGTGCAAGTTGGGATTTTGATGTATTATCTGATGCAGATATGGTTTTGGTTTCTATTCAAACAGATAAAGATGGTTTTGGACCAGATTATGGCCCATTATTTGGCGGACTAACAAGCTTAGCAGAAGCATTTCAAAAGAAGCCTAAAAATAAAATTCCTTTGGTAGTTTTTGAATCGACTTTAGCACCTTCATCAATGGCTACATTAATAAAAGATCATTTTGCAAAATTTGGATTGATTGAAGGCAAAGATATATTGCTTGGAAATAGCCCTAACCGTGTGATGCCTGGACGATTAGTTGAACGAGTTACCGAATCCGATAAATTAGTGGCTGGCTTGCATCCTGAAACGCCTAAAATGATTCAGCATATCTATCAACATATTGTTACGAAAGGTATTTTACATGCAACAAACAGTATGACTGCCGAAGTAGTTAAAACCTTGGAAAACGCCTATCGTGATGTACGTATTGCTTTTTCATCAGAGGTTGTTCGATATTGTGATGAAAACAATATTCACTTTTATCATTTGAGAGATGAGATAAATAAAAAACTTGCCCAAGCAGATGATGCTTCCAACGATCCAAATGCAGTTCCAAGTGGTGGTATTTTAGTTCCTATGGTAGGAGTAGGAGGACACTGCTTGCCCAAAGATGGAATTTTACTATGGTGGAGACGCATTGAAAGTGGATTTGATACATCAAATAGTTTAATTATTAATTCACGTGTGATCAATGATGAATCTCCCGCTGAAACAATAAACTTATTTGAAAGAAACTTTGAGAAAAT
This genomic interval from Bacteroidota bacterium contains the following:
- a CDS encoding nucleotide sugar dehydrogenase codes for the protein MKIQLTENYSFDWKVEKIGVIGPGIVGMPMATLLANSRIKVGTDKPAKVCVVQRNSKNSGWKVDAINSGKSVIGGIEPGLDKITAEVVKEGLLSASWDFDVLSDADMVLVSIQTDKDGFGPDYGPLFGGLTSLAEAFQKKPKNKIPLVVFESTLAPSSMATLIKDHFAKFGLIEGKDILLGNSPNRVMPGRLVERVTESDKLVAGLHPETPKMIQHIYQHIVTKGILHATNSMTAEVVKTLENAYRDVRIAFSSEVVRYCDENNIHFYHLRDEINKKLAQADDASNDPNAVPSGGILVPMVGVGGHCLPKDGILLWWRRIESGFDTSNSLIINSRVINDESPAETINLFERNFEKIDGKKVAILGAAYRFNSEDTRNSPSIQLALQLQAKGCDVIIQDPYVKTDDQNLEKFGVSNIFTNDLENAVKNVDYIFMATAHKIYFEEFADLITKAKNLKGILDACNIYQPSQFDDLNIGYAGIGRGKELPSQEFIDFVFESFNLMERGAANEVQAICDFLNENYADSEFNKVDFKDVQKLGASCSTGCEIVNTGVVDSLPEYKRLTFRLVRNAFESFMESK